In Streptomyces alboniger, the following are encoded in one genomic region:
- a CDS encoding helix-turn-helix domain-containing protein, translated as MDRVNVRVSRHPGATLFSLLKDIFGGHSHGVPRLWRDAVRRVLPADAAAVVGPLLRSRACWIPDRLALVHDLDASDMNALLEELAGIDPALVAAEVAAFHSVGSTPPEWRTLLDQPVSFLAAYRSVASAAWHAFAPLWREADLLMGREAERVGVAAVTGGLDGLLAGLDADVRYRAGALQLPHPCPTHLADLGGRPLVLVPLASGYTARMYSADRDDALWIAYPVPGLGRIAGRHGGAEQKTGTNALSLVLGPVRARILRHVPHRPAVGDLARQLHIGVSTVTYHCQQLEATGLLQRVRHGREVRLHPTERGTALTHLLAAAPIVPGRDEDVSGGSTRA; from the coding sequence GTGGATCGGGTCAACGTCCGGGTGAGCCGCCATCCCGGAGCCACCCTTTTCTCGCTCCTCAAGGACATCTTCGGAGGTCACTCCCACGGAGTGCCCCGGTTGTGGCGCGACGCCGTCCGGCGGGTGTTGCCGGCGGACGCGGCGGCCGTCGTCGGTCCGTTATTGCGCTCACGCGCGTGCTGGATCCCCGACCGCCTCGCGTTGGTCCACGACCTGGATGCCTCCGACATGAACGCCCTCTTGGAAGAGCTGGCGGGGATAGATCCGGCGCTCGTGGCCGCCGAAGTGGCGGCCTTCCATTCCGTCGGCTCCACGCCGCCGGAATGGCGGACGTTGCTGGATCAGCCGGTCTCGTTCCTGGCCGCCTACCGGTCCGTGGCCAGCGCGGCCTGGCACGCCTTTGCCCCGTTGTGGCGGGAGGCGGACCTCCTCATGGGCAGGGAAGCCGAGCGGGTGGGTGTGGCCGCGGTGACCGGCGGGCTCGACGGTCTACTCGCCGGCCTCGACGCCGACGTGCGCTACCGGGCCGGCGCCTTGCAGCTTCCTCATCCGTGCCCGACCCACCTGGCCGACCTCGGCGGGCGGCCCCTGGTCCTGGTGCCGCTGGCGTCCGGCTACACGGCCCGCATGTACAGCGCGGACCGCGACGATGCCCTCTGGATCGCCTACCCCGTGCCCGGCCTCGGCCGCATCGCCGGGCGCCACGGAGGGGCGGAACAGAAGACCGGGACGAATGCGCTGTCGCTGGTCCTCGGTCCCGTCCGTGCGCGGATCCTGCGCCATGTCCCGCACCGACCGGCCGTCGGCGATCTCGCCCGCCAACTGCACATCGGCGTCAGCACAGTGACGTACCACTGCCAGCAGCTCGAGGCCACCGGACTCCTCCAGCGCGTACGCCACGGCCGGGAGGTGCGACTCCACCCGACCGAGCGAGGCACCGCCCTGACTCACCTGCTGGCCGCAGCACCCATCGTGCCGGGACGGGACGAGGACGTGTCCGGCGGGTCGACGCGGGCGTAG
- a CDS encoding acyl-CoA dehydrogenase family protein, with amino-acid sequence MFDVSDRAREYQEKLLAFMDEHIYPAEAVYEAQMAESGDPHFHPPVLEELKAEARKRGLWNLFHPHPQWGPGLTNLEYATLAEIMGRSAHLAPEATNCNAPDTGNMEVLTLFGTEEHKEKWLKPLLAGEIASAFAMTEPAVASSDARNIEMRMVRDGDGYVLNGRKWWTSNALHRNCRVLIVMGKTDPDGPSHRQQSMMVVPLDTPGVTVLRGLPVFGYQDREGHAEVLFEDVRVPGTALLAGEGDGFMISQARLGPGRIHHCMRSIGMAERALDLMIDRARSRTTFGAPLSDRANIQDWIAEARIEIDMARLLTLKAAHLMDTVGNKQARTEIAAIKVAAPEVALKVVDRAIQVHGGAGVSDDFPLARMYAQLRTLRLADGPDEVHKRTIAQRELRRRENERSAR; translated from the coding sequence GTGTTCGACGTCAGCGACAGGGCCAGGGAGTACCAGGAGAAGCTGCTCGCCTTCATGGACGAGCACATCTATCCCGCCGAGGCGGTGTACGAGGCACAGATGGCGGAGTCCGGCGATCCGCACTTCCATCCGCCCGTCCTCGAAGAACTGAAGGCCGAGGCGAGGAAGCGGGGCCTGTGGAACCTCTTCCACCCGCATCCGCAGTGGGGCCCCGGCCTGACCAACCTGGAGTACGCGACGCTCGCCGAGATCATGGGACGCAGCGCGCACCTCGCCCCCGAGGCCACCAACTGCAACGCGCCGGACACCGGCAACATGGAAGTCCTCACCCTCTTCGGCACCGAGGAGCACAAGGAGAAGTGGCTGAAGCCGCTGCTCGCGGGTGAGATCGCCTCCGCGTTCGCGATGACCGAACCCGCCGTCGCCAGCTCCGACGCCCGCAACATCGAGATGCGGATGGTGCGCGACGGCGACGGCTACGTCCTCAACGGCCGCAAGTGGTGGACGTCCAACGCCCTGCACAGGAACTGCCGGGTGCTCATCGTGATGGGCAAGACCGACCCGGACGGGCCGAGCCACCGGCAGCAGAGCATGATGGTCGTCCCGCTCGACACCCCGGGCGTCACGGTCCTGCGCGGCCTGCCCGTCTTCGGCTACCAGGACCGCGAGGGCCACGCGGAGGTGCTCTTCGAGGACGTACGCGTGCCCGGCACCGCCCTGCTCGCGGGCGAGGGCGACGGCTTCATGATCAGCCAGGCCCGCCTCGGCCCCGGCCGCATCCACCACTGCATGCGCTCGATCGGAATGGCCGAGCGCGCCCTCGACCTGATGATCGACCGCGCCCGGTCCCGTACGACGTTCGGCGCGCCCCTGTCCGACCGGGCCAACATCCAGGACTGGATCGCCGAGGCCCGCATCGAGATCGACATGGCGAGGCTCCTGACCCTCAAGGCCGCCCACCTCATGGACACCGTCGGCAACAAACAGGCCCGCACGGAGATCGCCGCCATCAAGGTCGCCGCGCCCGAGGTGGCGCTGAAGGTCGTCGACCGGGCGATCCAGGTCCACGGCGGCGCCGGGGTGTCCGACGACTTCCCGCTCGCGCGCATGTACGCCCAGCTACGCACCCTGCGCCTCGCGGACGGCCCCGACGAGGTGCACAAGCGCACCATCGCCCAGCGGGAACTGCGCCGCCGCGAGAACGAGCGGAGCGCGCGGTGA
- a CDS encoding SDR family oxidoreductase: MSGPLAGRVALVTGASRGIGLAAAAALRERGARVVVTSRSDERAKEAAARLGDDVIGFGAHATDEEAARACVDLTVDTYGRLDILVNNAGTNPAFGPVIDQDHARFAKTMDVNLWAPILWTSLAVKAWMGEHGGSVVNTASIGGLTVAQDVGIYHVSKAALIHLTKQLALELGPKVRVNAIAPGVVRTRLAEALWQENEARVAAATPLGRIGEPEDLAEAVAFLAGDGARWITGETLVVDGGQLLGSGPL, from the coding sequence GTGAGCGGCCCGCTCGCCGGCCGGGTCGCCCTCGTGACGGGCGCCTCGCGGGGCATCGGCCTCGCGGCCGCCGCGGCCCTGCGGGAGCGCGGCGCACGCGTCGTGGTCACCTCGCGCAGCGACGAGCGCGCCAAGGAGGCGGCGGCTCGACTGGGCGACGACGTCATCGGATTCGGCGCCCACGCCACCGACGAGGAGGCGGCGCGCGCCTGCGTCGACCTCACCGTCGACACGTACGGCCGGCTCGACATCCTCGTCAACAACGCCGGTACGAACCCCGCGTTCGGCCCCGTCATCGACCAGGACCACGCCCGGTTCGCCAAGACGATGGACGTCAATCTGTGGGCGCCGATCCTGTGGACGTCGCTCGCGGTCAAGGCGTGGATGGGGGAGCACGGCGGCTCGGTCGTCAACACCGCCTCGATCGGCGGCCTCACGGTCGCCCAGGACGTCGGCATCTACCACGTCTCGAAGGCCGCGCTCATCCATCTCACCAAGCAACTCGCCCTGGAACTCGGCCCGAAGGTCCGCGTCAACGCCATCGCCCCCGGCGTCGTACGGACCAGGCTGGCCGAGGCGCTGTGGCAGGAGAACGAGGCACGGGTCGCCGCGGCCACCCCGCTCGGCCGCATCGGGGAGCCCGAGGACCTGGCGGAGGCCGTGGCGTTCCTCGCCGGGGACGGCGCGCGCTGGATCACCGGCGAGACCCTCGTCGTCGACGGAGGGCAACTCCTCGGCTCCGGGCCCTTGTGA